A region from the Lolium perenne isolate Kyuss_39 chromosome 4, Kyuss_2.0, whole genome shotgun sequence genome encodes:
- the LOC127296117 gene encoding uncharacterized protein, translating to MAPPLWSIPRRSETTTRSASTSSTSLCEESTHDALKHPHHRRFFTMAAILRRQFQPPSSSSGQTEHTTSFPASSRTSDASTSPRFTLSFQIRARPEPSAMAVSPEAFRQSLVQKLLVLFLFTNSQAAQWWVPFISLYRRHLSFFASQGTVSTSWPRSSFPVAGFLSLLLLPG from the exons atggcgccgccgctatGGTCCATCCCCCGACGATCTGAGACCACCACCAGAAGCGCCTCAACGTCCTCTACATCCCTCTGCGAGGAATCGACCCACGACGCCTTGAAGCACCCGCACCACCGCCGTTTCTTCACCATGGCCGCCATACTCCGGCGTCAATTCCAGCCACCCTCGTCCTCCTCCGGCCAAACCGAGCACACCACCTCCTTCCCCGCGTCGAGCCGCACCTCCGACGCCTCTACCTCGCCCCGATTCACTCTCAGTTTCCAGATCCGTGCTCGGCCTGAGCCATCCGCCATGGCCGTTTCACCAGAAGCTTTCCGCCAGAGTCTGGTTCAAAAACTGCTCGTTCTGTTTCTGTTCACAAACAGTCAAGCAGCGCAGTG gtgggtcccCTTCATCAGCCTCTACCGGCGCCACCTCAGCTTCTTTGCCAGTCAAGGCACAGTCAGCACATCCTGGCCCCGCTCGTCATTCCCTGTGGCTGGCTTCCTTTCG cttttgcttcttcccggatag